One genomic region from Halococcus qingdaonensis encodes:
- a CDS encoding ISH3 family transposase produces MPDSQQADDEIHEDQLLNFLVNTLTGAFSLNLGENADIDAEDIFEVLVGACADGTSVSELCDVSKDAPPATNILYHLRSKFDFDTVASVGNLLLQRDVIEHLPEQVEVVVDLHLRPYYGDEDETSGLYHSEAKAGTTAFHAYATLYARVRNKRYTLAVRRLEDGDTASSVLAEFLGVLEGLDPEVKAVYLDRGFYDGKCLTLLQAHNYAYVTPVVKWGEAIQEELDQGWSRTIEHDLTTEFDGHEWTVEFPVYIDCTYQNGRYDEHGVARHGYAVDASFIDTPRQARQHYSKRFGIESSYRLSEKTTISTTTRDATQRLLFVVISLLFQNVWRYLHWEYVATPRRGGRRLWKWSFEEFIDMVTRAAWTALAVRRAVPANRPPDDRFER; encoded by the coding sequence GTGCCTGACTCGCAGCAAGCAGACGACGAAATACACGAAGACCAGCTCCTTAATTTCCTCGTCAATACACTCACCGGCGCGTTTAGTCTAAATCTCGGTGAGAATGCCGATATCGATGCCGAGGACATCTTCGAGGTCCTCGTCGGCGCGTGCGCCGACGGGACCTCTGTCTCCGAGCTTTGTGACGTCAGCAAGGATGCACCTCCTGCGACGAATATTCTCTACCACCTCCGCTCGAAGTTCGACTTCGACACCGTCGCTTCCGTCGGTAATCTCCTCCTTCAGCGAGATGTGATCGAACATCTCCCAGAGCAGGTGGAGGTCGTCGTGGACCTCCACCTGCGGCCCTACTACGGCGATGAAGACGAAACAAGCGGCCTCTACCACTCCGAGGCCAAAGCCGGAACCACCGCCTTCCATGCCTATGCCACCCTCTACGCGCGGGTGCGCAACAAGCGCTACACCCTGGCGGTGCGCCGTCTCGAAGACGGCGACACCGCCAGTTCCGTCCTCGCGGAGTTCCTCGGTGTTCTCGAAGGCCTTGACCCCGAGGTCAAGGCCGTCTACCTCGACCGCGGGTTCTACGACGGCAAGTGCCTCACGCTGCTTCAGGCGCACAACTACGCCTACGTCACACCGGTCGTGAAGTGGGGCGAGGCGATCCAAGAGGAACTTGACCAGGGATGGAGCCGCACCATCGAACACGACCTCACCACAGAATTCGACGGTCACGAGTGGACCGTCGAATTCCCGGTCTACATCGACTGCACCTACCAGAACGGCCGATACGACGAACATGGCGTGGCGCGTCACGGCTACGCCGTCGACGCGTCGTTTATCGACACACCGCGTCAGGCTCGTCAGCACTACAGCAAGCGCTTCGGCATCGAATCAAGCTACCGTCTCTCGGAGAAGACGACGATTTCCACCACGACACGTGATGCAACACAGCGGCTGCTGTTCGTCGTGATCAGCCTCTTGTTCCAGAACGTGTGGCGGTATCTCCACTGGGAGTATGTGGCGACGCCGCGCCGTGGCGGGCGTCGCCTCTGGAAGTGGTCGTTCGAGGAGTTCATCGACATGGTAACCCGGGCAGCGTGGACGGCTCTCGCGGTGCGTCGGGCCGTCCCCGCGAACAGACCGCCCGACGATCGCTTCGAACGGTAA
- a CDS encoding helix-turn-helix domain-containing protein: protein MTERTRRDLAGKIAGDVVLSDDPGATIRKWRTDFDVAQTRLADELDVSASVVSDYESGRRESPGIAIVRRVIEALLDIDEARGGEHLRQYARVLSAGFEGDIVRDLREYPTAIDTGAFYDAIGATEVVAGTQQSVAGHTVINSIEAITRLSSEEFYRLYGQSTNRALVFTGVTHGEGALVALRVVTPTPSAVVLHGLDRDDLWEHAPTLARADGFSLAVADGELEAILETMGDLP, encoded by the coding sequence ATGACCGAGCGCACGCGGCGGGATCTCGCCGGGAAGATCGCCGGCGATGTCGTCCTGAGCGACGACCCCGGCGCGACGATCCGCAAGTGGCGAACGGATTTCGACGTCGCCCAGACGAGGCTCGCCGACGAACTCGACGTCTCGGCGTCCGTCGTGTCGGATTACGAGAGCGGGCGACGCGAGAGTCCCGGCATCGCGATCGTCCGTCGCGTCATCGAGGCGCTGCTCGACATCGACGAGGCACGCGGCGGCGAACACCTGCGTCAGTACGCCCGCGTTCTCTCGGCAGGGTTCGAGGGTGACATCGTCCGCGACCTCCGGGAGTACCCTACGGCGATCGACACCGGGGCGTTCTACGACGCCATCGGCGCGACCGAGGTCGTCGCGGGCACCCAGCAAAGCGTCGCCGGCCACACCGTCATCAACTCCATCGAGGCGATCACGCGGCTCTCCTCCGAGGAGTTCTATCGCCTCTACGGTCAGAGCACGAATCGCGCGCTCGTCTTTACGGGTGTCACCCACGGCGAGGGCGCGCTGGTCGCGCTGCGGGTGGTCACGCCGACGCCGAGCGCGGTCGTCCTCCACGGGCTCGATCGCGACGATCTCTGGGAGCACGCGCCGACGCTCGCCCGTGCCGACGGCTTCTCGCTCGCGGTCGCCGACGGCGAACTGGAGGCGATACTCGAAACGATGGGTGATCTGCCGTAG
- a CDS encoding metal-dependent hydrolase, which produces MPSTVVHCALAGLLAAGLLGDRFDARAVAIVLAATIVPDLDVVAGFLIPGGHRSVLHTLLLPLTGAALLAYDTRIRKRSFVRRRWHARGVRIAWVSIAAVAFASIGLDLVAGGVNLFYPLHDQFYELSGEFVFSNNRGLVQTFVDLGGNSGGEAARGSTEQVHINSGVDPTRGAESNTVERIFPVAQSGWQLLLLLTSGFVLTVRLWETR; this is translated from the coding sequence GTGCCATCGACGGTCGTCCACTGCGCGCTCGCTGGGTTGCTCGCGGCGGGGCTGCTCGGCGATCGGTTCGACGCACGGGCGGTGGCGATCGTGCTCGCGGCCACGATCGTGCCCGATCTCGACGTCGTCGCCGGCTTCCTGATTCCGGGCGGTCACCGTTCGGTGCTCCACACGCTCCTCCTGCCGCTGACCGGCGCGGCGCTGCTCGCCTACGACACACGGATACGGAAGCGCTCGTTCGTCCGCCGGCGCTGGCACGCCCGCGGAGTGCGGATCGCCTGGGTCTCGATCGCCGCCGTCGCGTTCGCGTCGATCGGGCTCGATCTCGTCGCCGGCGGCGTGAATCTCTTCTACCCGCTCCACGACCAGTTCTACGAGCTGTCGGGCGAGTTCGTGTTCTCGAACAACCGTGGGCTCGTCCAGACGTTCGTCGATCTCGGCGGGAATAGCGGGGGCGAGGCCGCACGCGGCTCGACGGAGCAGGTCCACATCAACAGCGGCGTCGATCCCACGAGAGGGGCGGAGTCGAACACCGTCGAGCGGATCTTTCCCGTCGCACAGTCGGGCTGGCAGCTACTGTTGCTCCTGACGAGCGGTTTCGTTCTCACGGTGCGGCTGTGGGAGACGCGCTGA
- a CDS encoding PKD domain-containing protein translates to MHRPSFRRILLITLIGVSVISSVAIGQESVEIAGQVEISDDEEGPQNLAWDGDSIWYSNINTKTIYQVDPTSGKITQSIETRLDSPSGIEATNDSLWVVTDSYDEKNYIHKLDPETGEEISKIPAPGSSSRGLAYDGQNLWTIAESESGTGIYKIKPQSGEVVKSLEAGRIGSTSGLAWGKGFLWVSDSEHIAQIDPSTPSGELVQKFESPYVVPTGVAWDGGYLWETETVNNTITRVNIGRVSQTNSPPNASFEHSPNQPTAGNRISFDGSSSTDSDGVVEEYQWDFDGDGISDAQGEQATYTYESPGNYAVNLTVVDDKEVTGSTTKQISVGEANADQPNAGSAGADSADTRRQSTPTATHTAQPVEESTSQSSDSRQEDSGTKERTAVGNGESRAQQERGFLTNSDSGLLNFLGDPLFLTVGGFIASAIGILLQLFGGQ, encoded by the coding sequence GTGCACCGACCATCATTCAGGCGAATCCTGCTCATAACATTGATCGGAGTTTCAGTTATATCTTCTGTCGCCATTGGACAGGAGAGCGTCGAGATCGCTGGACAAGTCGAGATTTCCGATGATGAAGAAGGACCGCAGAATCTGGCGTGGGATGGTGATTCGATATGGTATTCGAACATCAATACAAAAACGATATATCAAGTTGATCCGACTTCTGGGAAAATAACACAGTCAATAGAAACAAGATTGGATTCTCCAAGTGGTATTGAAGCGACAAACGATAGTCTGTGGGTCGTTACTGATTCGTACGATGAGAAAAATTACATACACAAACTGGACCCAGAGACAGGAGAGGAGATATCGAAAATTCCGGCACCGGGAAGTTCCAGTAGGGGACTGGCTTACGATGGACAAAATCTCTGGACAATTGCAGAGAGTGAATCGGGGACAGGAATTTACAAGATCAAGCCACAATCCGGTGAAGTGGTCAAGTCACTTGAAGCAGGGAGAATCGGTTCAACAAGTGGCTTAGCTTGGGGCAAAGGGTTCCTTTGGGTTTCTGATAGCGAGCACATAGCGCAGATCGATCCATCGACTCCGTCCGGCGAACTCGTTCAGAAGTTCGAATCCCCGTATGTCGTGCCGACCGGAGTAGCATGGGATGGAGGATACCTATGGGAAACTGAAACGGTGAACAACACAATCACTCGGGTCAATATCGGACGGGTCAGTCAGACGAACTCGCCACCGAACGCATCGTTCGAACATTCACCGAACCAGCCCACAGCAGGAAATCGAATCAGTTTCGACGGATCGTCATCGACGGACTCTGACGGTGTCGTCGAAGAATATCAGTGGGATTTCGACGGTGACGGGATTTCTGACGCACAAGGAGAACAGGCTACGTACACGTACGAGTCGCCCGGTAACTATGCCGTAAATCTGACCGTTGTGGATGACAAAGAAGTGACTGGCTCTACCACGAAGCAGATCAGCGTAGGTGAAGCAAATGCTGACCAACCGAACGCTGGTTCTGCTGGAGCGGATTCAGCCGACACGAGGAGACAGTCGACCCCAACTGCAACACATACGGCGCAACCGGTAGAGGAATCGACCAGCCAGTCGTCGGATTCGAGGCAAGAGGACAGTGGCACGAAAGAACGAACGGCAGTGGGGAACGGTGAGAGCAGAGCTCAACAGGAGCGGGGCTTTCTCACCAACAGTGATTCAGGTTTACTCAATTTCCTCGGTGATCCGCTCTTCCTAACTGTCGGTGGCTTCATTGCTTCGGCAATAGGGATCCTGCTTCAACTGTTCGGGGGACAGTAG
- a CDS encoding PH domain-containing protein: MARGKYTKWSFLLGVPFLLVGMYLYLFGGSFPEELSYPFILFGVFISLIGLYVYLRAAPEAPNLREGEEIVATQHPVQRVAIVEVLFGGLVLGVGIYWLLFTFRPYVYPTVAFVLGLYLFSSGLYTYWANSLTTYYVTNQRVISEYRFLSLAKREISLNKVRGVEERRSVVETLVGLGNVHIASGGGKSLEIEMKNMKNSSDFVDDLRRMI, translated from the coding sequence ATGGCAAGAGGAAAGTACACGAAGTGGAGTTTCTTGCTGGGAGTCCCGTTCCTACTGGTCGGTATGTACCTATACCTGTTCGGCGGTTCGTTTCCTGAAGAGTTGTCGTATCCGTTCATACTGTTTGGAGTCTTCATCTCATTGATCGGGCTTTACGTGTATCTCCGCGCTGCACCAGAAGCACCCAATCTCAGAGAAGGTGAAGAGATCGTCGCAACTCAGCATCCCGTGCAGCGGGTAGCTATCGTCGAGGTTCTCTTCGGGGGTCTCGTGCTCGGTGTTGGGATCTACTGGCTTCTCTTCACATTCCGCCCATATGTATATCCAACAGTGGCATTCGTTCTAGGACTGTACCTGTTTTCAAGCGGCCTTTACACGTATTGGGCGAACTCTCTCACGACGTACTACGTCACCAACCAGCGAGTGATTAGTGAATACCGATTCTTATCGTTAGCCAAGCGTGAGATCTCCCTGAACAAGGTTCGAGGAGTCGAAGAACGGAGATCAGTCGTCGAAACGCTCGTCGGGTTGGGGAACGTTCACATCGCCAGTGGCGGTGGCAAGTCACTAGAGATCGAGATGAAAAACATGAAGAATTCGAGCGATTTCGTAGACGATCTGCGACGGATGATCTAA